The Flavobacteriales bacterium genome contains the following window.
GCATCAACTCCAACCTGGTTATGGACGGACAGCTTGCTGCACAGATCCCCGTGGTGACCGGGCAGAATGGCAACATTCCCCAACAAAGCCTCTACCCCTGGCCTTTCTTCCCGCTGATCCTATCACGGGCGCAACATCCGATTGTAAAAAACCTGGATGCCATCAAACTGGAGTTCGCCAATAAGGTAGATACGGTAGGTGCACCGGATATTCGCAAAACCATTTTGCTCACCACATCAAAGTATACAAGAATCATGAACGCACCGGCCAGGGTGAGTCTGCAAGCCATTCAGGATTTTGACCCTGCCCAATACAACAAATCATATGTACCTACCGGCGTTCTTCTTGAAGGTTCATTCGAGTCGGTTTTCAAGAATCGTATTCCGGAAGTAATCGCAGAAAACAAAGACATTTCTTTCAGGGAAAAAGGGAAACCAACACGGATCATCGTAGTTGGTGACGGAGATGTGATCAAAAATGAAGTACGCCGCTCCACCGGCGATATCCTTCCCATGGATCAGGATCGCTACACACGGCAGCCCTACGGAAACAGGACGTTTATTCTGAATGCAGTAGACTACCTCATTGACGAATCAGGCATCTTTGCCGTCCGGTCAAAGGAGTTACGGCTAAGACTGATGGACAGGAAAAAAGTGAAGGAAGAAAAAGGGCAATGGCAGGTCTTTAACCTGGCCCTTCCGGTCGGCATCATTCTTCTATTTGCCTTTGTGTTTGGCTGGAAACGCAAAAGAAAGTACGGTCAGAACAGCCAGGAAAACCAACCTGATGAAACAGTAAACCCACCCGCATCAAGTGACTAATTGATATGAAAGGAAAGAATCTGATTTTTCTAGGCATCCTTGCCTTGCTGGTGGTCATTATCGCCTATGTATTCATGACCCGGCAATCTGGCACCATTAAACAGGAATTAAAAGATTTTGCAATTGAGGACACGGCCTCCATCACCCGGATTTTCATGGCTGACAAAGAGAATCGCAGTGTTGATCTCAAAAGAAATGCCATGGGCCAATGGGTGGTTAATGGCGAATTTGATGCGCGGGAAGATGCGATCCAGAATCTACTGGAAACCATCCGGAATGTGCGGGTCAAAGCGCCGGTAGGCAAAGCGGCCCTGGATAACGTGATCAAAAGAATGGCGGCACAGGCGGTAAAGATTGAGATTTATATCGATGGGGAAAAATCGAAGGTATATCATGTGGGATACGAAACACCGGATCAGCTTGGCACCTATATGTTGCTGGAAAATTCAAGCCGGCCCTTTGTCATGCATATCCCCGGCTTCGACGGATACCTTTCCACCCGCTATTTCACCAAGGCGGAAGATTGGCGGGAACGGACCATTTTTAATATCGAGCCAAGGGAAATTGCAAATATCAAAGTGGAGTACCCGCAACAACCGGGCGGTTCGTTTCAACTTACAAGGGATCCTGCAACCAACCAGTTTACATTAACGGCACTTGCCACCGGAATGGACCTGGATCCGGCGTCACTGGATATGGAACTGCTGCAACAATATTTCTTTCATTTCAGGAAAGTCAATTACGAAGCGTTAGCTAACCAGCTCGACAAATCCTTCAGGGACTCCGTCGCTGGCTCGGTTCCCATGGCAATCATCAGTGTTCAGAACCTGGAAGGGCAAACCGTATCCATCAGAACATTCCCAAAACCATCTCCCTCGGAAAGAAGGGATGAAGCAGGCAACCTGATCCCGTATGATGTGGACCGGATGTATGCGGTGATCAATGACGGAAAGGATTTTGTGGTGATCCAGTATTACGTTTTTGATAAGATAATGCTTCCCCTGTCTGAGTTCATAGCATCAACTGAAAAGTCGCAGTCATGATGAATCGAACTTTACCATATATTTGTCAACCGGTGATGTATTTTAAAATGCCAGGTGAAATGTGAATTTCATCAGCGTCCTTACACACCTATCTAACCTTTTTAACTCTGCATACAGATGAAGTTTATAGTTTCGAGCAGCGCATTATTAAAGGGCCTCCAAAAAATCGGCGGGGTTCTCAACACCAGCAACACACTACCTATCCTCGATAATTTCCTGTTCGAGTTAAATGATGGCAATCTGTCCATATCAGCATCCGACCTTGAGACGACCATGACCACCATACTTTCGGTGGAAAGCAAGGAAGGCGGCAAAACAGCAGTACCCGCCAGGTTGCTTATGGATACCCTGAAGACATTCGCCGATCAGCCCCTTACATTTCTGATCGATGCAAAAACACATGCCATCGAAATATCATCAGAACATGGAAAATACAAACTGGCAGGTGAGAACGGAGAGGAATTCCCCAAGGTACCGGAACTTGATAGCGCCTCTACCCTCTCCATCAAAGCCGAAATTTTGGAGCGGGCCATTGCCAAGACTTTGTTTGCAACCGGTAGTGATGAACTTCGTCCGGTTATGTCCGGGGTGTTTTTTGAAATGAGTCCCGAACACATCACCTTCGTTGCAACTGACGCACATAAACTGGTCAGGTATATCCGCACAGACGCGAAGGCGAATCAGGCAAGTTCATTCATCATGCCCAAGAAACCTTTGAACCTGCTACGCAATGCACTGAACACCACCGATGGCGAGGTTTCCATAGAGTTCAATGTCACCAATGCGAAGTTTACACTGGAAGGGCTTGAGGTCATATGCAGGCTGATCGATGGAAAATACCCGAATTACGATGCGGTCATCCCCAAAACAAACCCTAACAAGCTTACCATTGACCGCGACCAGATCATGAATTCGATCAAGCGGGTCTCCATCTTCTCCAACAAAACCACCCACCAGGTGAGATTAAAGATCTCCGGAAGTGAACTGCAGGTCTCAGCGGAAGACATTGACTTCAATAATGAAGCAACCGAAAGACTGACGTGCCAGTACGAAGGCAAGGATATGGAGATCGGATTCAATTCAAGATTTCTGGCAGACATACTCACCAACCTGGAAGGCAATGAGGTGTGTCTGGAAATGTCCGAACCGAACCGTGCAGGGATTTTTTGCCCCAAATCACCCGAAGAAGGCGAAGATACCCTCATGCTGGTGATGCCGGTTATGCTGAGCGGTAACTGATCGGTAACGACACAACGACAGGTTGAATGCCGGTGAACTCAATCACAATAAATCAGCCTGTACCGGGTTAAACCCTATGTATTTATGAAAACATTCCTGAACGTTGGTGTTTTACTCTTATTGATGACTCCTGTTGCTGTAATTGCGCAGGACACAAACAATCAGAAAGACCGCGACCTGAAACAGATTTCCGGAGTGGTGATCAAGGGGGATAGCCTGAGCCCGATCCCTTTTGTAAATATCGTCATCAAGAATACCCACCGGGGAACCACCGCAGATTATTTCGGATATTTTTCACTGGTGGCTAAAGAACAGGACACCATCGTGTTTTCATCGGTAGGTTACCGAAGGGCCATGTTCATTGTTCCGGACACTTTATCGGACGACCGATACGTTCTCATGCAGAGCCTTTCACCGGATACCGTGCAATTACAGGAAACCGTGATCTACCCCTGGCCCACCAAAGAAGAGTTCAGGAATGCG
Protein-coding sequences here:
- a CDS encoding DUF4340 domain-containing protein, with product MKGKNLIFLGILALLVVIIAYVFMTRQSGTIKQELKDFAIEDTASITRIFMADKENRSVDLKRNAMGQWVVNGEFDAREDAIQNLLETIRNVRVKAPVGKAALDNVIKRMAAQAVKIEIYIDGEKSKVYHVGYETPDQLGTYMLLENSSRPFVMHIPGFDGYLSTRYFTKAEDWRERTIFNIEPREIANIKVEYPQQPGGSFQLTRDPATNQFTLTALATGMDLDPASLDMELLQQYFFHFRKVNYEALANQLDKSFRDSVAGSVPMAIISVQNLEGQTVSIRTFPKPSPSERRDEAGNLIPYDVDRMYAVINDGKDFVVIQYYVFDKIMLPLSEFIASTEKSQS
- the dnaN gene encoding DNA polymerase III subunit beta: MKFIVSSSALLKGLQKIGGVLNTSNTLPILDNFLFELNDGNLSISASDLETTMTTILSVESKEGGKTAVPARLLMDTLKTFADQPLTFLIDAKTHAIEISSEHGKYKLAGENGEEFPKVPELDSASTLSIKAEILERAIAKTLFATGSDELRPVMSGVFFEMSPEHITFVATDAHKLVRYIRTDAKANQASSFIMPKKPLNLLRNALNTTDGEVSIEFNVTNAKFTLEGLEVICRLIDGKYPNYDAVIPKTNPNKLTIDRDQIMNSIKRVSIFSNKTTHQVRLKISGSELQVSAEDIDFNNEATERLTCQYEGKDMEIGFNSRFLADILTNLEGNEVCLEMSEPNRAGIFCPKSPEEGEDTLMLVMPVMLSGN
- a CDS encoding carboxypeptidase-like regulatory domain-containing protein, producing MKTFLNVGVLLLLMTPVAVIAQDTNNQKDRDLKQISGVVIKGDSLSPIPFVNIVIKNTHRGTTADYFGYFSLVAKEQDTIVFSSVGYRRAMFIVPDTLSDDRYVLMQSLSPDTVQLQETVIYPWPTKEEFRNAFLNLKVPDDDMARAERNLNREAMAARYEVTPMDGSMNHTLYMQQEASKLYYAGQLPPNNLLNPLAWMKFIDAWKRGDFKRKKE